The following is a genomic window from Homalodisca vitripennis isolate AUS2020 chromosome 5, UT_GWSS_2.1, whole genome shotgun sequence.
TCTTGTATTGATAGCATCTGCAAAAAACTGAGTACTGTAATCTATGTAATAGAAGAATTATGAAATTAACAGATAGTGTTgaaattggcaaaacagtatacTTAGCTCTGTTTGAATCCAACATCCGGCTCTATGGAGAAATGATGTAGGTAATCTGAACAAAAGCATACTTCTTAAAAACAAGCATTGAGAGCAATTGCAGGTCTTGACCCAGAGAAAATTTCCGTACAGTATTCAAAAACATGAAGATATCGACAGTAGTCTCACTATATGTCAGATAAGTGATTCTTCATACACAAGAGAAGTAACTGAAAAGGAACTGCAATCTCCACAACAACAATGTACAGCATGGAGCTGACTATCCACTTCCACATCATCATTCAGCACTCTATGAAACAAAGCCGACTTACATGGGGATGAAACTTTTCAACCTACTTCCAAAGAATCCAGGACTCCACTGAAAACCCACCTCTAACTGACTACTTTATCACCCCTTTTACATGATGACAGAGGCTTTTCGCTGGAGGGAGGGTGAATTTTTATGGACTTAATAAACACTGAATCAAGACAAATTTTGATGCTATATTGATTGCATTGTTAGAGTAATTTTGATGTAACCTGATTGACACtaactcttttaatttaaaaaaataattgatctTTAATTGACTGTGGAACGAATTTAAAACGGAAAACGTTACAGTTTAtggcataatatttattttattgtcacttaggacaagaagctgaaaaACCTCTCATTGTagttagtcctaaaaggacctttgtgcttgcTTTcatagtgacaggatattcaggattggTATGGATGGGGACaggaaaacatttaattacaaaccaacaaaatattaattaataaatattaaccaaCTGTTCAATTAATAGTAAAACAGTCTCCTAAATTTCAAAAGATGCCACAATGTGATCACTTGAagcgaaaaataaaaaaagcgtGACATAATGTCTTTGAAAAACTGAGAGTAGCATATATTCCCtcaaactttattatttcatCAAGTTAATCAATGCAAAATTatcttctcaaaatttaaaaagtgccaATAAATCATTGTGTAGTGGAACAGATGTTAAATTTGGAAATTGGGTTACCTTAAGGGTAGAGTATAGCACAagttaaaagtttgatttttttctacttagctaaacataattatgtaataaataacccaaaactgttactaaaaaaactaaaattgtgcaaaatttcaaaatacctCAACGTGAATCCCACAGGTTTTGGATGAAAAACTTTGAAATCAGATTCAAATTCGTTTGCCTGTTCACCTTTGGACTGGACAACAGGTATTTTTCATCGACATTGTGAACAACAATTGGAATTTGTTAACACCTCCACTGTGACACTGGTCATGTACCAACTTTAGGACAGCCGGAGTAGTAGTAAGGTGCGTCGATCACAGTGAATGTGTTTAACTatgatacatatatatacattgttaacaccttcactgtgacactggtcgtgtaccgactttaggacagccggaGTAGTAGTAAGGTGCGTCAATCACAGTCACTGTGTTTAACTAtgatacatatacagggtgacaattaagtctggaacctcttttttaatttttgaaccacaatagaaagaaataccaaagttcacacgtgcttactggtgatagtaacgcacacatctgcccaattaccgaccggataatccctttgggggacggtccacaaggagtcagaccacaggtacttaaaaattggtgtttacttgtaatacttaataatttacattgttcaattgttttaaaattcaaatagctataactactgaatgaatccaccttttgaagtccggtttgcggcattgtactctgctaagtaaggcctttaatttgataccaaacttgacctatgctgctatttaagaattttgtctgactccttgtggactgtcccccaaagggattatccggtcagtaattgggcagatgtgtgcgttactatcaccagtaagcacgtgtgaactttggtatttctttctattgtggttcaaaaattaaaaaagaggttccaaacttaattgtcaccctgtatatacattgttaacaccttcactgcgacactggtcgtgtaccgactttaggacagccggaGTAGTAGTAAGGTGCGTCAATCACAGTCACTGTGTTTAACtatgatacatatatatatacattgttaacaccttcactgcgacactgGTCGTGTACCAACTTTAGGACAGCCGGAGTAGTACGAGTAGTAAGGTGCGTCAATCACAGTGAATGTGTTTAACTATATAcattgttaacaccttcactgcgacactgGTCGTGTACCGACTTTATGACAGCCGGAGTAGTAGTAAGGTGCGTTAATCACAGTCACTGTGTTTAACTATGatacatatatacagtatacattgttaacaccttcactgtgacactggtcatgtaccgactttaggacagccagGATAGTAATAAGTAGTATCCACAACAGTCAATATGTTAAGGATGCTTTCAGGAAAGAAAGCACCAAATACTAAGGTGAAATCCCAATGATAATTGATACATTCAAAATactgtacattaatttttattgtaagcaGCATTAATAATAGCCCAGAGAATATAATTTATCATGCTTCTTATTTTGAGAAGATAAATTTTGAGTAGGACCGATAATCACATACTTGTCTCTAGCTAAATAGATTTGTCTTATTGAACTGTTCCAGTTATGCTAGGACCAGTAACTTTTGCTAGGAATGGTGAACAGTTAGTTGGCCACTAATTATATGTTTCAATACTGCTGAAGTCTGCTGTACATTTTTGCCACGCAATGGATATCTTCTCTTAAAGTACACTTCCTTACAATAATGTTAAACTATAAAATGTgtcaaatattaaactttttagtaagttttttcttgcagtaatgtttaattttaacccgATATTTGTATTAAAAGGATTGAGGTGCAGTTGGTGTAAGGGATTAATGGCTCGTACTTTTATGAATGTCTCATGTTTGTGAGATTTTTGTTGGGTTCAGAACCTGAActtaaatgtattcatttttcAGTATGTGTGCTTGCACTTAAGTGCAATTAAATCATTCTGACAATTTAGATCAATTTAGATTGTTACAAGGTAAGATTATGTGAGAAATGGATTTTCAGCCATGTGACTCAGTTGAGTACAAACCAAATCATATCTCAGACTACTCAAGAGCTTCACCGACTGACAGCTCTAATACGAGGGAAGGATAAGCAGTTCAAGCTGCAAGTGGAAGCTCTCCGAGACAGGTTCAAGGAGGCAGTCAACTCTTACAGCTCAAAACAAAAAGTATGTAGTAAAAATTAACCTTAGTATATGATGTTTCAAATATATGTCAGTATTTTAAATTGCTAGAATTGTTATTCTATTTaacttacaattataaattatgcaGCAAGTGTTACGTCaagcaattaaaactttttgctTTTCCTACAATCGTTCAATGTGAGAATCATTTATCCAACATCCAGTCATTATTTGAGTTCTTCCCATACTTGGTTAGTGTTTCCCTCCCCCCCCCTCTTGTTGGTAGGAGAAAAATCCTACTAAAAACACCTGCAACCCGTGCTGCTAAGTAGTGTCAGATTCTTACTGACTACTCTACCCAGACTGGGACCGCTTGACGCATTACTTCATCCTTGTGGTTAAAGTCTGCAAGCTACTTGACTACACCACCAAGCTCTTCTTTAATCTTAGCTTAGAGAATATCTGTCACCATCTTCTTAAGCATCTGCCAGTTGGCTGGGCTCCAGCATTTTCCTCACTATATTTTCTGGAATAAGGTTTCCCAAAACTTGAGTACAGGGTCTCCACATCCAATCCCACGCTTTGCATACCAACACTGTATGTTCTGGTGTGTCCACCACTCTGCAATGCCTGCAGTTTTCACTTTCCCCCCTCCACCTCCGGTACAGGTACTTGTTGAAACTACACGATCTGAACAGGAAATGGACAAAAACTGGTTTCCTTCACCCACCCTACTAGGTCCGGAATGAATACTCTGGTCCATGCTCCAGTACTCCTGCCACCGCTCTAGGAGTAGTTGCTGGGCCTGTAACCGTTCCATTCCTTCATTCCTTTCTGCTATTTTTTGAGCTGACAAGTCTATTGGAGGGATTCCTGCTATGATAAAAGCTGGGGCTGAATAAACTATACGCACTGCAGACTTGAATTGTCATCCGCTGATGCCTGTTCAGCTTCATCCTTGCCTTCCTCGTATCAAAAGCTCTTATCCAGATAGGAACAGCATATAGGGCGATTGAGTCCAGGGCAGTTGCTAGCAGCCTCCTCTTGCTAGGCCTGGGACCATGTGTGTTTGCCATTAGCCTACCAAGTGATCCAGCCACCCTGGTGCATTTCATTGAGGTTTCATCTACATGGACCTGGAACTTCCTTCAGTGATCTAACCAAACTACCAGGTATTTTGCCTTTTGACAGGTATTAATTTCTGTCCCTCtaacattaaacttaatttctgtaAGAGATCTCTACCCTGCCATCAGAATAGCTTCTGTCTTTACCGTagcaattttaagtttatgagtAGTAAGCCAGGCATATACAAGTCCAGTTGAATAATTGGCTTTCCTCCTCAAGGCCTGCTCATTTGCAGCTGTGACAAAATCGCACATAGCCTACCAGACAACTTCCTGCAGGAAGCAGCAAGTGATTCTAATATGATCCTCCAGGAGCCACTGTTGAAAGTGTTTCGAATGTCTAGTGTCATTATTACCGGATTTCACCACGGTCTCCCACTGGCAGCATAGTCTACCAACCTCATCACTTCTTTTACGGTCTTTTGAGCTTGTTCACGGTGAAGGCCAGGATTTCTGCTGTTGCAGCTATTTCATTGTAGCCCACAGCAGGTTACTTTGGAAACTAAGTGTCCCCTACTCGCTTCAACAACTAATCTGGTAGGATAGGAAGGCTTCACCCAAGTTTCTTTGTTACAATTTAGTACGCATAGCCCCATGGGTTCCCATCCACTTCATCACACACCTCCTTCCACATATCCTGCATTGATCTCGAGATTTGTCCACTATTTCCTAGGTCACCAGTAAGCTGTTTTTCTTTTGGTATTAAGCTTTTTAGCTTGCAGGCTTGATTTGCATACCCCAACTATAGCCTCAGTCAGATTCTCTGGAGTGTGAATACTGCTTCCAAGTGTTTGATTCACTGTTAGTCCAGTATAGACATTGAGTTTCTTCTTAAAAAGTAGGAATGTTGCCTCTGTTTAGACTCTCGGCTATCTTAACTTAGCCTGTTAATGTGTACAAGTAGTACATTTCATAACCAAGAATCTGCATTTGGGAAATTAGTAAGAAAATGAATATATTTCCCTCCTCCCAACAATTTTTACTAcctatattaatttaagttatatagtTAGTTTCCATCATGCAACATTAAAATTAGTAGAAGTAAAAGCAGTCTAAACTATGAGGATTTGTTCAGCACAGAATTTCACAAATTTAAGTGGCCCAGCTCATATAGCATTGTGTGTCTTGTAGCAAGTAGCAGACAAGATGAAGTTCTGCCTGTTACCAGCGGAGGTGGCCAGTCAAGAAGACGAGGCTCAAGATTCACAGCCTCAGTCGGAGGAACAGCTTCGACAATTGCATCAGCAGCGACTCATGCAGCAAGACCTGGAATTCATCCATGGGCTGCAGATAGAACGGCTGCAACGTGTCAAACAGATAGAGGAGGACGTATTGGATGTCAATGAGGTGATGAGAGAGCTGGCTGCCATGGTGGTGGAACAGGAGCAGTCAGTCAGTAAGTGGACTCTAGTTGCCACCACTCGGCGAtctatattcaattattttttatagtggaTATGAATGGtgtcataatattaaaatgtaaattaattaggTAAAACATTACATGATCATGGCAATATATTAACgtattatgtttttaagaaaCCTAAAAACTATACAATAGGTCTCGGACTCACCTAAAAACAGTCTATGTGTGTGAATCAACACTtacttagaaaaattttaaaaattaattaagtaatttttaaacataagaatTCATAGAAGGAATAcaatggtaaatatattaaatgatctttaagttttagtttaaatatgttatagtttactatttactttaaataatttggtaataagttataaaatggtGCTCCcttatattttgggtttttttaggtgaattgcaaattaaattgagttccagtaatttttatttcttgtgttatttattcaataatatggTTCGCTTGGATTTTTACAGATAgtatagtttcataaaaatatatccacTATTTACTGACATGTTTCTTAattctggaaatatatttttcgCAGAATCATTCCAGTTTATTTGAGAAGCACGCATATTGCTTTTAGTGAATAATCATTGTAGAGGTAGATTTTTTACTGACGTTGATTTGCAtacagaaatattgaaaataatatgtgaATGAATGTATGAGAAATTGTAGGCTATTGCTATTATATCAAGAGAAGTTTTTGCAACCttgttttaaatggaaatttGTGTTTTGAAAGGACATTTTTTAGTGGTTGCTGAACACTGAAGTTGATTCTAAGATCAGCATACTGTTTTCAGATCTTATTGAAGATTCAGTGGAGAACACTTATCAAAGAGTTGAAGGAGGAAGAGAAAGTCTTGAAAAAGCTGCTGCTTATCAGGTACATCGtcattttatttgtcaaaatgcACTGGTCACTTGTAAGTTCATACTTAACCTTAAATTAACAGCACATGATCAAGCTACAAAGCTGCTACCAAAGGATTTTTAAATGACCTTTGAACCATCTCATAATAGTGCATTATTGTACCAAGTAAACACATTACTTGGCACAATAGGTATTAGGATTGTAATTGTAGCTACACAGTTTGTAAAGGTTTTTGTTTCCAGCATTAACCATAGGTGACCAATGtcaaattcattaatattttcattaatattaagtatttaaacaaaaaaacaattgaCTGAACCGACACTTCACTACAAAACTTAAGTTGATTTTGGTCAATCACTGTACTTTTGTCGATAACTAAATTTACTCAGTATAACACAGCCCACACCCGTGTAGGACATCATCCCATGCGGTAAATAATAGCATGTACTGTAAGTTGTAGGATGACAGCGCACTGCTGCTTCTTGCCACATCCCACCCAGGACCTGTTCACTGTGGTGTGGGCAGGGCTATCATATTATTGTTAAGAGTTGTGATTTTACTTGGTTACTGGTGATGTTAATTCTGAATATAAACCAGTCACACACCACACCTGTAGCTGTGATGTTGCTTGTTATacatgtttctattttttttttttttttttttattacttatttaataaaaaatatattataatatgtaaattgattttctttgtatttttacattaaccCAAAAACATATACTACATAATAtaagatgtatatattatacattctCTTCTAAGGaatatatttggtatattaaACCAAATAAGCTGGAGTGCCATTGGGTTTTTATATTCTCAATGTTTcctaaaaatttaagtaatacaaaatattgagacCAAAAGTGAAAtcttgttataatttcttaataacagGGTTATTCAGAAGATTACTTTCCATTCTGTAGCTGCTAGGGGCGGTACTATCACGACCATTTTTATGTCAGAGTGTTTCTGCGTTCAGTGGCTATACAGCTAGagagaggttactgtcgctccttgttgttttacgcAGAGGTGGTatgcaattgaaaatcctgcAAGTTGTGAAGTACGGTTGGTAATAaagtttttgttggctaagcataatgaaccaattgagatttatcaccaactccgtgaagtttatgggaacgatgTAATTACTTAATGTGGAGTGCGTCAGTAGTgctttaggtttaaaaatggccaaactaatgtgcatgatgtAGAAGGAAGTGAATGCCCAAGCATTGTAACCTATGGAATTAAGTCGAGAAGATTAAAAAAGACTGccaattcacaataacagaaGTCTCACCTAGTTatctcaaatttcaaggagtttgttacaaGAAATTGTTACGCAGAAGTTAGGCTACCGTAACTTTTGTGCAATATGGGTGGGTACAAATATGCCAGACCACGCACAGCAAAACACACTCGAGAATGCTTTTAGGTGGGAAGTGTTTCCACATCCGCCTTACAGTCCAGACCTTGCACTCAGcgactaccacctgtttccagcaaatgaagacctggctttatggaataaatctaaatttgaaaaaataatgtaagtctaattcaaattagaaaaaatttactGTGTTTCAAACAAGATGAATTgctattatatgattttttttattattgagggTCTCCCAAATCCCTTTCCCTCATGGCCTATGTGTCACTGTGTtggaaaattgatttttaatataatttttttgtaaatacaccAATGATTTAAGTCTGTTAGAAATACatcaataaaaactgtaacttCTTGGAATTGTAGCTATCATGGAAGTTGTCAACAATTACATACTTCATTGATAGAATGTGTCACTTGCATGTGATTTTGGtttaatgtaattgtttttatttatttaggaaaatggCACTTTCCTTAAAAGTagactaaattaaataatagtaataattattttatttcattctttctttttattttcttttattcttgGTCTAGTTGACACTAGGTGTTCTTCACAGCCGTACTGAGATTCTAGCACTATAAGGGTTAACATAACGTTAAACATTGGTACAGAATCAAAAGTCATTGGGTAAGGACTAGTTGTTAAAGCCCTTTAGTTGTAATCCTTCTTTTTGTTATGTTTCAGAACAAGAGAAGAAGGAGGACTCTGTTCTTATTCATATTTGCTGGAGGGATTTTTCTGGTGTttgctgttttaatttattttacatggcGGTAACTAGGTATTTTACGACTGTGATCAATTTTAATATGCATACTCTGCACTTGTGTGGGCTAATGTATACATTAGACAATAGTCCCACACAGGCCTCTGTTTGGCTGTCCTACAACTAAGTATCTATAAACATTcttattatactatttttgtttttattctataagattcatgttatgtatatatataagatCATGGATTCtatcaagattttatttcaataaagacTGCATGTCATAAAATGTTGAAACCATCacttatttggaaaaataacctCGCTAAAGCATATTttgataaatactttttttaattatatatatatatatatatgcataaatcCATGCTTTACTAGGattcttttttacaaaacgtcCCAAAACAgtagaaaatgaaaacaaaaatgcatattcctaatatttttaataacttttataaactattttattaatacaactaTGGGAATTGA
Proteins encoded in this region:
- the LOC124362543 gene encoding syntaxin-12, producing the protein MNNPRLVGGPTQRSYGATSDSTVPSVGFSSSSHPELYALGENITTNIYTINSSLKQLDETLKALGTKRDNQGLRDKVHVTQLSTNQIISQTTQELHRLTALIRGKDKQFKLQVEALRDRFKEAVNSYSSKQKQVADKMKFCLLPAEVASQEDEAQDSQPQSEEQLRQLHQQRLMQQDLEFIHGLQIERLQRVKQIEEDVLDVNEVMRELAAMVVEQEQSVNLIEDSVENTYQRVEGGRESLEKAAAYQNKRRRRTLFLFIFAGGIFLVFAVLIYFTWR